Within Cryptosporangium aurantiacum, the genomic segment CAGGTCGAGCTTCGCGAAGATACTGCGGATGTGCTTGTGCACCGCGCCCTCGGTGACGACGAGACGCTCGGCGATCGCGGTGTTGCCCAGCCCCTCCGCCATCAGCGCGAGCACGTCCCGCTCGCGCGGGCTGAGCCGCTCCAGCCGCGGGTCGGTGCGGGTCCGGACCAGCAGCTGGGTGACGACATCCGGGTCGATCGCGGTGCCGCCGTCCGCCACCCGGCGGAGGGCGTCGAGGAACTGCTCGACCCGACCGACCCGCTCCTTCAGCAGGTAACCGAGGCCGGCGCTGCCGCCGGCCAGCAGCTCGGTCGCGAACGCCTGCTCGACGTACGCCGACAACACCAGAATGGCCAGCCCCGGATGGCGACGGCGGGCCTCGACTGCGGCCTTGATCCCCTCGTCGGTGTGCGTCGGGGGCATTCGGACGTCGACCAGCGCGACGTCCGGACGATGGGTGTCGACGGCGGCCAGCAGTTCGTCCGCGGTGCCAGCGGTGGCCACCACGTCCAGCCCCTCGGCTTTCAGCAGCAGGGCGAGCCCCTCGCGCAGCAGGGCGTCGTCCTCACCGATCACGATCCGCACGGCAGCTCCACGGCGAGGATCGTAGGGCCTTCCGGCGGGCTGTCGAGGCGGAAGGTGCCGTCGTGGGCCTCGACTCGGCGGCGGACGCCGTCCAGCCCGGATCCCTTGACGGTGTCGGCGCCGCCGTAGCCGTCGTCGGTGACCTCGACGTGCAGGCGCCCACTGCGGAGTGCGGTGGTCACGGTGGCCCGGTGCGCTCCGCTGTGCTTCGCCACGTTCGTCAGTGCCTCGGCGACGACGAAGTACGCCGTGGCCTCGACGGACGCCGCGCACCTTCCCGGCAGGTCGATCTCGACGTCACACGGGACACCACAGTTGCTCGCCAGGCCGGTCAGCGCCCCGGCCAGCCCACGGTCGGACAGGACCGGCGGCAGGATGCTCCGCGCCACCGCCCGCAACTCGGCGAGCGCCGTCTCGGCGGCGTCCTGCGCCCGGTCGAGCAGCTCCACCGCGTCCGCCGGATTCCGGTCCATGGCCCGGCGGGCCGCTCCGAGCAGCACCGTGACCGCGACCAGACGGTTCTGGCTGCCGTCGTGCAGCGACCGTTCGATCCGCCGCAGCTCGAGCGCGTGGGCGTCGAGCGCGGCGGCTCGCGTCGCGGTCAGCTCGGCGACCCGCAGCGAGAGGTCGACGCTCGGATCCGGGACGAGGAGCTTCCGCGCCGGCCAGGACTGGAGCCGAGCCATGTTCGGAGAGACGCCGACGATGACCGCGAGCCAGCCGACGCCGAGCAGCGACACCCACAGCGCCTCCGCCGTGCTGTGGACGGATCCGACCCCGATCGAGGTGGCGCTCTGCCACGACGGTCCGACCCACCACCAGAGCACGAACGTGAGGTCGCGGAACGCGGCCAGCGGCAACATCACCCCGAGGAAACCGAGCAGGAAACCCAGCGTGGCGTGGCTCGCGGTCCAGCCCAGCTCGCGGCGCAACGACAGGTCGGCGAGTGCTCCGCGGACGCCGCCCGGCGGCGAGCCGAGCTCCGGCAGCTCGACGCCGTAGCGGGCCAGCCTGCCGCGTTCCCGGTTCGCCAGCGCGCGGATCCCCCTGGCCACGGTCGGGACCAGGAGCAGGCCGACGCCGACCAGGCTGAGCACCGCGGTCCCGAGCGTGGCCAGGAGCAGGACCAGCGCCATCACCGCGGTCCCGAACCCGCCGGCCAGCTGCTCGGTGCCGGACAGACCACGGGCGGCCGATCGGACGACGGCCTCGCGGACGCCGTCGCGCCCGCGTGCGGTCTCCTGGGTGGTCATCGGGCACCTCCTCGCCGCGACCCTAAGCGGTCGCCCACCCGCCGCCGCACGGTTCGGCCCGGAAGTACAGCCTGCTGTACCAGCGCCGGGCAGCTGACGGGCTCGGCGGCGGCCGGCGTGGCTCCTAGCGTCGAACTCGACCGTTCCCCTCACGAAGGAGCCACCGATGACCGACACTCCCACGTCCGGGCCGCAGCTCCTGCGTCCGCTGCTCTGGGTGCTGCTGACGATCGGCATGATCGGCAACGCTGCCGCCTCGCTGTTCGGCGACGCGCTCGCGCTCCACCTGGGGTTCGGGGCGCTCACCGCGGTCAGCGGCATCGCGCTTGCGGCCCAGTACCTACGTCGCCACTGACGCCCCGCCGCGCGGGACGCCGCAGGTGGCGGCGACCGCGTCGACCAGCAGGTCCGCGGTGTGTAGCGCCGCACGCAGGTCGATCTCGGTGCGCCCGAGGCAGGCCAGCACACCGTGGGCCGCCTCGGCGAAGTCCAGCGGCGCGACGGATAGCGCCGCAGCGGCGTCCACTGCGCCTTTTTCGTTGATCAGCCACGCACCCGCGTGCGCGTGCAACGCGTGTGCGCAGAGGCCCACCACCCGGAACAGGCAGCCGGCGACGTACGTGGTGTCGCCGCGGCCGACGCCCTTCCGCGCGATCATCAGCGCGAAGTCGGCCTCCCCCAGCGTGCGCGCGACGACGTGGCGGCGCAGCGCGGACGGGTAGTCGCGGGCGGCGTCGCGTAGCCGGGTCAGCGCGCCGGACGGGTCCGCCAGCACCCGCCCGAGCGCGACCTCGCCGACGTAGGTGAAGTCCGGGACGCCGAGCGGGTGACCGACCTGGAAGTGGAAGTGGAACCGGCCGGCGCGGGCGTCGTCCCAGGCGGTGCCGACCCGGTCGAGGTCCCGGTAGATCCAGTCGACCGGGGTGTCGGCGACGCGCAGCCAGCCGCCGCCGTCGACCCACGGCCCCCACTCGCCCGGCGCCGTGACCGCCGCGCTCGGCCCGGACAGCTCACGGGCGAGCGCACCGAGCGCGGCGACGTCGAGCGGTGGGCGGTAATACAGGCCGAGGTCGACGTCCGACTCGTCGGTGTGGGTGCCGCGGGCGCGACTGCCGCCCAGCATCACCCCGACGAGGCCCGGCACCGTCATCAGCCGCTCTGCCATCCCGCTCAGTTCCCCGTCGCTCAGCACACGTGCATTCGTAGCCGAAGCGCTGCACGGTGAGGGAGTTCGGCCCAGAAAGTTGGCCACCTATCGACCTATCACCGCCGGGTGATAGGTCGATGAACGGCCAGATTTCTCGGGCTCCTCGGACGCGCGGCGCCGCTAGGGGCAGGGAGTGGGGCTCACCGAGGTACTCGGGGTCGGTGTGGGGGTCGGGGAGGCCGATCCCGACGGAGTGGGCGACGGGCTCGCCGGGCACGACGGGCTCGGACTGTCGGGCTTGGTGGGCGGTGAGCCGCTGCTGCTGCCGCTCGGCGACGGGGAGCCGGAGCCGCTCGGCGACGTGCTCGGCCCGGGGGTTCCGCTTGGCGTCGGCGTTCCGCTGGAAGTGCCGCTCGGGCTTTCGCTCGGCGACGGCGACCCCGGGCGCGACGGCGACGGGCTGGGCTGGATCGGCGACGGGCTGGGCTTCGTCGGCGACGGCACAGGCTTCGACGGTACGGGCTTCGACGGCGCGGGCTTCGTCGGCGCGGGCTTCTCCGGTGCCGGGGCCGGCGAGGGCTTCGGGGTCGCCTTCGGCGTGGTTCGGCCGGGCACCACCCGGGTCGCCGCGTAGAACTCCTCCCACCACACCGGCGCCACCCGGACGACGTCCCCGGTCGTCGGCGCGTGCAGCATCTTGCCGTTGCCGAGGTAGATCGCCACGTGGTGGATCGTGTCCCAGTTCGACTTGTTTGTCGCGAAGAACAGCAGGTCGCCGGGGAGCAGCGCGGTCGTATCGACGATCTGCGTCGCCCGGTACTGCGGACGCGCGGTCCGCGGCAACGACACCCCGGCCGCCGCGAAAGCGGTCTGCACCAGCCCGGAGCAGTCGTACGTGTCCGGCCCTTCGGCGCCCCACACGTACGGCTTGCCGCGCTGGGCGAGCGCGAACTCGATCGCCCTCAGCGCCGCGTCACCGGCGACGCCCTTCGCGTCGCGGATGTACTCCGACGAACGCGCGGCGTCCACCGCCTCCTGATCCGACTGCGCGGCGGCCAGCACGGTCTCCCGCCCGGCGCGGAGCCGGCGGATCGTCTCCGCGCGCCGGGACAGGTCGTCGCCGAGCCGGTCGACGGTGGACTGTGCGGCCTCGGCCAGCGCGGTCGCCACGGCCAGATCGCTCGCGGCGGCTCGCTCCTCCGCTTCCGCCGTGGCCAGGAGCGCCTCGGCGGAGTCGGTCTGCGGGTTCGGGTGGCCGAACATGCGTCGACGCGGATCGGCGGGGAACCCGGACGGCTGCTCGGCCTCCTCGATGTAGGAGTCGCGGGCCCAGTCGGCAACCGCCTCGCGCGCCACCAGGACGCGCTGCGCCGCGATCGTGCTGCGCGTCTCGGCCCGGCCCCGGTCGTCGCGGGCGGTGGCCAGCGACGCCTTCGCCTCCTCCAACCGCTCCGCGACGGCCTCGGCGGCGATCTGCTCCTGCTTCACCCGCTCGGCGACGGTGCGCGGCTTCTTGGTGGTTGCCCCGGTGGAATCCGCCGACGTCGTGGGCCGATCGGCAGCCGGGCTCGGCGGATCGGCCCGCGCGACCCCCGCCGACCCCACGAGTAACCCCACGGTCAGCAGCCCGGCGGCAGCCGCGGCACAGCGTCGTCCGAATGTCGGGTCACCGAACTCCCGGGCCGATAACCGCCCGGGCCGTACCGACGACACGACAGATCGAGGCAAACGCACATCCTTTCCGGACGGACGCCTAATCTCCATCGTTGCCACATTCAGCGGCGAGCGCACCTCCAAACGGCAGAAAACTTAGTTTTCGCTTGCCGCTCAACAGTACGCAACGCATACCCCCGAGAACCCTCAGCGACCGGCAGCCGTGTATCTACGACAGATGACGACTACACGGGGGAAGGGCGGTCACCGAGATGCAGCACGGCTGAACCATCTCAGGGTCGGCGCCAGGGTGCTCCCGGATGTGGCGAGCGGCGGGTGACGGAAGGCTGTAACCGTCCGGCCGTCGGAGCCGGCCCCACCGGAGGTGTCTCGCGTGGAGACCCTGCTGGACGGCCTGCTCGGCCTCCCTGCCCCCCTCGTCGTGGTGTTCGCCGCGCTCGTGCTCGCCGGGGAACCGGCTCTGCTCGCCGGGCTCGTGCTGCCGAGCGTCTCGACCGCGCTCGGCCTGGGGTTCCTCGCCTACAGCGGCACGCTGAGCCTCCCGGTCGCGCTGGCCACGGCCGCTGTCGCGGTCCTCGTCGGCGACACGTGCGGCTACCTCATCGGACGACGCCGAACCGGACACCCGGCCGCAGGTGACGTGCGGCGCGGGTTCGTCCAGCGTCGTCTGGACGGGGCTCTGACCCGCGCATCCGCGCTCCTGGGCCGGCACGGTGGCCGAGCGGTGTTCGTCGCCCGGTGGGTCGTGGGCGCGCGCACGCTCGTGCCCCGCCTGGCCGGAGCGGCCGGGATGACACCGGGCAGCTTCGCCAGGTACAGCGTCCCGGCCGGGCTGCTGTGGTCGGGCGCCTACGTCGGCGGCGGATTCCTGGCCGGCAGCTCCTACCAGCAGGTGTCCGCGGTCGCCGGACAGGCGTCGCTGGGGCTGGTCACGGTGGCTGCGGCGCTGGTCGCCGGGATCCTCGCCGGTCGCAGGCTGGGACGCCACCCGGAGCTTCCCGCCAAGCTGATCGCCCGGCTGGCCGGTGCGCGCCCGTGGACCGGCGCCTCGACCGCCCTCCTGGTCGTGGTGCTGACGCTGGTCGGCGGCATGCTCACCGCGCTGGTGGCGGTGGCGGTCCGGGCCGGCGGCGTCCCGCGGCTCGACCAACCGGTAGCCGACGCGTTGGCGACGCACTCCGACAACGCGCTCGCCCTCGCCGCGGAGATACTGCTGCTCTCGACGCCGTCCTACGCCGTGGTCGCGGCCGCCGCCGTCGTCGTACTGCTGCGACCGGTGCGGTCCCGCCGGCAGCAGGGGCCGATCGGGCTCCTCGCGTCCGGCGGTGCGGTGGTGCCACTGGTCATCCTTGGCATCGTGCTGAACGCCGCGGAGGGCATCGCCCGCACCGATCACCTGTTCGCGGTCCAGCACGCGATCTCCACCACCGCGGTTGTTCTCGCGACCTGGACGGTGGCGCGGAAGCGTCGCAGCCGGCTCGCCAAGGGTTCGGCCTGGACGTTCGGCATCACGGTTCTCGTCCTGCTGGCCGGAGACCGGGTCTACGTCGGATGGGGCACGGTCAGCAGCACCACGGCGGCGATGCTGATCGGGCTGATCTGGGCCGGAGTGTTCGTCGCCGCGTGGGCGGCTGCCCCGACGCACAGCGCGGGGGCGGCAGGCTCAGGCAGCGGCACTCCGCGGACGCGCGAACAGACGGCGTCGGAGCACCGCGACCGGGCTCCCGCGATGCACCAGGCTGTTGTGCAGGTCGGTCAGCGCTTGGACCTCGGCGCGGTTCTCACTCGACGCTCCGGGCCGGGCGCAAGCTCCACAGTGCAGCTCGAACATGGTAGTGACCTCCTGGCCCTTCTTCCGAAACCGGCCTCGGGGCGATCTGGCCGGCTCAACCTCCGCGCCGGATGACACCGGCCCCTGCTAGATCCCCCCTGGCCGCAGGGCAGAAACCCGTGTTGACATCGTCACACCTCGCGATCAGCGGACGATTCCGGCATCCCGTGCCAATAACGCCGCCTGCACCCGATCGCTGACGTTCAGCTTGTTGAAGACGGCCGACATCTGGTTGCGGATCGTCTTCTCGCTGACGTTGAGGTGGCGGGCGATCTGCGCGTTGGTGTCGCCGCAGGCCAGCCGGTTGACGATGTCGAGCTCGCGGGTCGTGAGCTGGTCGAACGGCGGCGGCAACACCGCCGGGGCGCGGCGCAGTGCGGTGAGCACGGTCGGCCCGACCCGGGGTCCGAGCACGACGCCGCCGCTGGCGACCGTTCGCAAGGCGTCGATCACCATGTCGGGGTCGGTGTCCTTGAGGAGGAAGCCCCGGGCGCCCGCGTTCAGCGCCTTCGCCACGATGTCGTCGTCGTCGGCCATCGTGAGCATCAGCACCGCGGCGTCCGGGCACGCCTCCAGGATCCGGCGGGTGGCGTCGACGCCGTCCCCGTCCGGCAGGACGACGTCCATCGCGATGACGTCGGACTGGCAGGTGATCGCCTCGCGAACGGCCTCCTCGACGCTGGCCGCCTCGGCGACCTCGCTCACCCAGGCCTCGCCCTCCAGCATCACCTTCAGGCCACGACGGACCACGGGGTGATCGTCGACGATGAGGACCCGCTTCGGCTCGTCCACCGGTGTGCCTCCCTGGAACGCCCACGCGCTCACCGGAATCACACCACGCTCGTCATCGGGACCGCGAGTTCGGTCGGTGCCCCGCCGGTCAGCACTGCGCACGCCGCGGCCGTGACCAGGTCTCCGGTCGCGACCGTTCCGTCGCCACGAACGTCCACATGGGCCTCCACCGTGTACACCGCGGCGGGATCCACCGCCGCGACCGGCACCCGGAACGGGATCGTTCCCCCGCCGACGAGTGGGACGTCGGCCATGATCGTTTCGCCGACGCTTCGCATCGGTCCGCCGGTCGTCGTCGTGTCGCGGACGCTGATCACCACGGTGGCGGCGCGCCCGGACGGTGCTTCGTCGGGCAGGTGCAGGGTGCCGCTGACGACGTCGGCAGCCACCGGCCGAAGCGTCCGCGGCGCCGTCGGCTGCTCGGCGAACGCCGGGGCGGTCCGGTACATCCGCTCGATCGTCCGGCAGTCGCCCTCGGAAAGCCGACGACGCTGGCCCACGGGGAGCCCCGGCGGCACCGGGGGGACCGGACGGAGCGTCTCGAGCGTCCGCTCGCCGTTGGTCGAGAACGCGACCCGGGGGTAATGCATGATCGACTCGTAGTCGTACGGGTCCTCGTTCGGGCCGGTGGCCTGCCGAAGGAAGTTAGGCCGTGATTCCGGGGCGACGTTCTGCCACTGGATCGTGACGTACTGGTCGCGGTCGGCGCGGCAGTGCTCGTGCCAGCGGCCGAGAGTATGGACGATCTCGTGCAGGACGCCGCCCATCTCGCCGCCCGCCAGCAGCTCGATCTGCTGCTCACCGCCGACTCGCCCGACCTGGGAGGCGAACGAGTCACCGAGGACGAACCGCACGTAGTCCGGGTGCTCGTCGGCGTTGCGCGGGACGAACCGGATCAGCGTGTGGCTCTCCAGGTGCGCGATCGCCTCGGCGACGTGCTCCTCGGGCCCGATACCCGGCGCGATCTCGTAGGGCACGACACCGTCCGGCCAGAGCCGCACCGGCGGCCCGACCGGCGCGATGTCGGACACCCCTAGCGCGGGAGCCGCG encodes:
- a CDS encoding sensor histidine kinase, whose product is MTTQETARGRDGVREAVVRSAARGLSGTEQLAGGFGTAVMALVLLLATLGTAVLSLVGVGLLLVPTVARGIRALANRERGRLARYGVELPELGSPPGGVRGALADLSLRRELGWTASHATLGFLLGFLGVMLPLAAFRDLTFVLWWWVGPSWQSATSIGVGSVHSTAEALWVSLLGVGWLAVIVGVSPNMARLQSWPARKLLVPDPSVDLSLRVAELTATRAAALDAHALELRRIERSLHDGSQNRLVAVTVLLGAARRAMDRNPADAVELLDRAQDAAETALAELRAVARSILPPVLSDRGLAGALTGLASNCGVPCDVEIDLPGRCAASVEATAYFVVAEALTNVAKHSGAHRATVTTALRSGRLHVEVTDDGYGGADTVKGSGLDGVRRRVEAHDGTFRLDSPPEGPTILAVELPCGS
- a CDS encoding C40 family peptidase gives rise to the protein MPRSVVSSVRPGRLSAREFGDPTFGRRCAAAAAGLLTVGLLVGSAGVARADPPSPAADRPTTSADSTGATTKKPRTVAERVKQEQIAAEAVAERLEEAKASLATARDDRGRAETRSTIAAQRVLVAREAVADWARDSYIEEAEQPSGFPADPRRRMFGHPNPQTDSAEALLATAEAEERAAASDLAVATALAEAAQSTVDRLGDDLSRRAETIRRLRAGRETVLAAAQSDQEAVDAARSSEYIRDAKGVAGDAALRAIEFALAQRGKPYVWGAEGPDTYDCSGLVQTAFAAAGVSLPRTARPQYRATQIVDTTALLPGDLLFFATNKSNWDTIHHVAIYLGNGKMLHAPTTGDVVRVAPVWWEEFYAATRVVPGRTTPKATPKPSPAPAPEKPAPTKPAPSKPVPSKPVPSPTKPSPSPIQPSPSPSRPGSPSPSESPSGTSSGTPTPSGTPGPSTSPSGSGSPSPSGSSSGSPPTKPDSPSPSCPASPSPTPSGSASPTPTPTPSTSVSPTPCP
- a CDS encoding response regulator, with the protein product MDEPKRVLIVDDHPVVRRGLKVMLEGEAWVSEVAEAASVEEAVREAITCQSDVIAMDVVLPDGDGVDATRRILEACPDAAVLMLTMADDDDIVAKALNAGARGFLLKDTDPDMVIDALRTVASGGVVLGPRVGPTVLTALRRAPAVLPPPFDQLTTRELDIVNRLACGDTNAQIARHLNVSEKTIRNQMSAVFNKLNVSDRVQAALLARDAGIVR
- a CDS encoding response regulator transcription factor, which codes for MRIVIGEDDALLREGLALLLKAEGLDVVATAGTADELLAAVDTHRPDVALVDVRMPPTHTDEGIKAAVEARRRHPGLAILVLSAYVEQAFATELLAGGSAGLGYLLKERVGRVEQFLDALRRVADGGTAIDPDVVTQLLVRTRTDPRLERLSPRERDVLALMAEGLGNTAIAERLVVTEGAVHKHIRSIFAKLDLPPDDQNDRRVTAVLRYLDHL
- a CDS encoding DedA family protein, translating into METLLDGLLGLPAPLVVVFAALVLAGEPALLAGLVLPSVSTALGLGFLAYSGTLSLPVALATAAVAVLVGDTCGYLIGRRRTGHPAAGDVRRGFVQRRLDGALTRASALLGRHGGRAVFVARWVVGARTLVPRLAGAAGMTPGSFARYSVPAGLLWSGAYVGGGFLAGSSYQQVSAVAGQASLGLVTVAAALVAGILAGRRLGRHPELPAKLIARLAGARPWTGASTALLVVVLTLVGGMLTALVAVAVRAGGVPRLDQPVADALATHSDNALALAAEILLLSTPSYAVVAAAAVVVLLRPVRSRRQQGPIGLLASGGAVVPLVILGIVLNAAEGIARTDHLFAVQHAISTTAVVLATWTVARKRRSRLAKGSAWTFGITVLVLLAGDRVYVGWGTVSSTTAAMLIGLIWAGVFVAAWAAAPTHSAGAAGSGSGTPRTREQTASEHRDRAPAMHQAVVQVGQRLDLGAVLTRRSGPGASSTVQLEHGSDLLALLPKPASGRSGRLNLRAG
- a CDS encoding nucleotidyltransferase domain-containing protein, translating into MAERLMTVPGLVGVMLGGSRARGTHTDESDVDLGLYYRPPLDVAALGALARELSGPSAAVTAPGEWGPWVDGGGWLRVADTPVDWIYRDLDRVGTAWDDARAGRFHFHFQVGHPLGVPDFTYVGEVALGRVLADPSGALTRLRDAARDYPSALRRHVVARTLGEADFALMIARKGVGRGDTTYVAGCLFRVVGLCAHALHAHAGAWLINEKGAVDAAAALSVAPLDFAEAAHGVLACLGRTEIDLRAALHTADLLVDAVAATCGVPRGGASVAT